The proteins below come from a single Azospirillum thiophilum genomic window:
- a CDS encoding CBS domain-containing protein, which yields MKIREIMTRDVQTVRPDDSIRRAAQLMDQLNVGILPVCDGRDLVGVVTDRDITVRAISAGKQPDRCKVAEVMTANPRYCYEDDPVGSVTQLMAGQQIRRVPVVDRNDRLTGIVSLGDLATEAKNDRAVHDTLERISSPSQPDRILPGR from the coding sequence ATGAAAATCCGCGAGATCATGACCCGCGACGTGCAGACGGTACGGCCCGACGACAGCATCCGCCGCGCCGCGCAATTGATGGACCAGTTGAACGTCGGCATCCTGCCGGTCTGCGACGGACGGGATCTGGTCGGGGTGGTGACCGACCGCGACATCACCGTCCGCGCCATCTCGGCCGGAAAGCAGCCCGACCGCTGCAAGGTGGCCGAGGTGATGACCGCCAACCCGCGCTACTGCTACGAGGACGACCCGGTCGGCAGCGTGACCCAGCTGATGGCCGGCCAGCAGATCCGGCGGGTGCCGGTGGTGGACCGCAACGACCGGCTGACCGGCATCGTCTCGCTCGGCGACCTCGCCACCGAGGCGAAGAACGACCGCGCGGTCCACGACACACTGGAGCGGATCTCCTCCCCCTCCCAGCCGGACCGCATCCTGCCGGGCCGGTGA
- a CDS encoding phospholipase D-like domain-containing protein, with protein sequence MLRPGDTCWRIERAGRVAVLVDGADYFVAARTAMEKARQSILLVGWDIDPRMRLDPEGSETLGPFLTRLMRSRPGLHVRALKWEMPFPIALDHPHEPLERWNRGTGHRLNARLDDELPVGAAQHQKLLVIDDALAFCGGIDFSFDRWDTSEHRDDDPRRVCLDGQPYGPRHDVMMMVDGDAAAALAELARERWHRATGEALAPCPPSGSDPWPDCPLPDCAHPVLTDARVGVSRTVPPAQGRPAIRESEALTFAAIAAAERTIYLENQYFASARIADALAGRLAEPDGPEVVLVVSKESPNWFDRMAMDTPRSVALRCLREADRFGRLRTMTPVTDSGAPIIVHSKVIAVDGRLLRIGSSNLNNRSMGYDSECDLTIEAPGEDGPDKDGPARRDVADAARDIIVGVRNRLLAEHMGVDQDLLNAAVWETGSLIAAIDRLRKTAGRRLVDLPADDPSLTEQAFAALRIADPGNPGEAWAPWKRLPPAPRSGLRAAAAALLVIGVAAGIWGVAGAARNGARRR encoded by the coding sequence GTGCTGCGCCCCGGCGACACCTGCTGGCGGATCGAGCGGGCCGGACGGGTCGCGGTCCTGGTCGACGGGGCCGACTATTTCGTCGCCGCCCGCACCGCGATGGAAAAGGCGCGGCAGTCGATCCTGCTGGTCGGCTGGGACATCGACCCGCGCATGCGGCTCGACCCCGAAGGGTCGGAGACGCTCGGCCCCTTCCTGACCCGGCTGATGCGCTCGCGGCCCGGCCTGCATGTGCGGGCGCTGAAGTGGGAGATGCCCTTTCCCATCGCGCTCGACCACCCGCATGAACCGCTGGAGCGCTGGAACCGCGGCACCGGCCACCGGCTGAACGCCCGGCTGGACGACGAGCTGCCGGTCGGCGCCGCCCAGCACCAGAAGCTGCTGGTGATCGACGACGCGCTGGCCTTCTGCGGCGGCATCGACTTCTCCTTCGACCGCTGGGACACTTCGGAACACCGCGACGACGATCCGCGCCGGGTCTGCCTCGACGGACAGCCCTACGGCCCCCGCCACGACGTCATGATGATGGTCGACGGCGATGCCGCCGCCGCGCTCGCCGAACTGGCGCGGGAGCGCTGGCACCGGGCCACCGGCGAGGCTCTGGCTCCCTGCCCGCCTTCCGGCAGCGACCCGTGGCCCGACTGCCCGTTGCCGGACTGCGCCCATCCGGTGCTGACCGACGCACGGGTCGGGGTGTCGCGCACCGTGCCGCCCGCCCAAGGCCGTCCGGCGATCCGCGAGAGCGAGGCGCTGACCTTCGCCGCCATCGCGGCGGCCGAGCGCACCATCTATCTGGAGAACCAGTATTTCGCCTCCGCCCGCATCGCCGACGCCCTGGCCGGCCGGTTGGCCGAGCCGGACGGGCCGGAGGTGGTGCTGGTGGTGTCGAAGGAAAGCCCGAACTGGTTCGACCGCATGGCGATGGACACGCCGCGCTCGGTCGCGCTGCGCTGCCTGCGCGAGGCCGACCGCTTCGGCCGGCTGCGCACCATGACCCCGGTCACCGACTCCGGCGCGCCGATCATCGTCCATTCCAAGGTGATCGCGGTCGACGGCCGGCTGCTGCGCATCGGCTCGTCCAACCTGAACAACCGCTCGATGGGCTACGACAGCGAATGCGACCTGACCATCGAGGCGCCGGGCGAGGATGGCCCGGACAAGGACGGGCCGGCCCGCCGGGACGTGGCTGATGCCGCAAGGGATATCATCGTCGGCGTGCGCAATCGCCTGCTGGCCGAGCATATGGGCGTCGACCAGGATCTGCTGAATGCGGCGGTGTGGGAAACCGGCAGCCTGATCGCCGCGATCGACCGTCTGCGCAAGACCGCCGGCCGCCGGTTGGTCGATCTGCCGGCCGACGACCCAAGCCTGACCGAGCAGGCCTTCGCCGCCCTGCGCATCGCCGATCCCGGCAACCCCGGCGAAGCCTGGGCCCCCTGGAAACGGCTGCCGCCAGCGCCGCGCTCCGGCCTGCGCGCGGCTGCCGCGGCGCTGCTGGTGATTGGCGTGGCGGCGGGGATCTGGGGCGTGGCCGGGGCGGCGCGCAACGGTGCGCGCCGGCGATAG
- a CDS encoding amidoligase family protein, which translates to MTQPFLLPPLLTTPRDTPRRVGVELEFADLDAPSAAACVRELFGGTVIVENPHRCLVAGTRLGDFTVELDMRSAHPGKGGSKVLDPLRPLWGNIGSLVMPFEIATPPVTIDRLPDLEALVSCLRGRGAAGTEASPLFAFGLHFNPEVARTDGDYVLDHLKAFLLLAPWLRREIRVDPTRRLSGFIASFPLPYAAKVTDPGYRPGLGTLIDDYLADNPTRNRELDLCPLFAHLDRDRLAAALEDPHVRSRPTFHYRLPNARLSDPGWSLAADWNRWVAVERLAADRPLLDRLGAAYREAADGPGLAAWPERIDAFLAESPDIGGGIRGDTPASGAADGPVRQAV; encoded by the coding sequence ATGACCCAACCCTTCCTGCTCCCCCCGCTCCTCACCACGCCCCGGGACACGCCGCGCCGCGTGGGGGTGGAACTCGAATTCGCCGACCTGGACGCGCCATCGGCCGCGGCCTGCGTGCGCGAATTGTTCGGAGGGACGGTCATCGTCGAAAACCCGCACCGCTGCCTCGTGGCGGGCACCCGGCTCGGCGACTTCACGGTGGAGCTGGACATGCGCTCCGCCCATCCCGGAAAGGGGGGATCGAAGGTCCTCGATCCGCTGCGTCCGCTCTGGGGGAACATCGGCAGCCTCGTCATGCCGTTCGAGATCGCAACCCCGCCGGTGACGATCGACCGGCTGCCGGACCTGGAGGCTCTCGTCTCCTGCCTGCGCGGCCGCGGCGCGGCGGGGACGGAGGCCAGCCCGCTGTTCGCCTTCGGCCTGCACTTCAACCCCGAGGTGGCGCGGACCGACGGCGACTACGTGCTCGACCACCTGAAGGCCTTCCTGCTGCTGGCGCCCTGGCTGCGACGGGAGATCCGCGTCGACCCGACCCGGCGCCTGTCCGGCTTCATCGCGTCCTTTCCGCTGCCCTACGCCGCCAAGGTCACCGATCCCGGCTACCGCCCCGGCCTGGGAACGCTGATCGACGATTACCTGGCCGACAACCCGACCCGGAACCGCGAGCTGGACCTGTGCCCGCTGTTCGCCCATCTCGACCGCGACCGGCTGGCCGCGGCGCTGGAGGATCCGCATGTGCGGTCGCGCCCGACCTTCCATTACCGGCTGCCCAACGCCCGGCTGAGCGATCCCGGCTGGTCGCTCGCCGCCGACTGGAACCGCTGGGTGGCGGTGGAGCGGCTGGCGGCCGACCGGCCGCTGCTGGACCGGCTCGGCGCCGCCTATCGCGAGGCGGCGGATGGGCCGGGGCTGGCGGCGTGGCCGGAGCGGATCGACGCCTTCCTGGCGGAGAGTCCCGATATCGGGGGCGGCATCCGGGGCGATACGCCGGCGTCCGGCGCCGCGGACGGCCCGGTACGGCAGGCGGTCTGA
- a CDS encoding OmpA family protein yields MTPFTTRNLLVLAGLGLGLAGCATQPTDSAALTQARQDYSLAAANPQVAGNAPLQLRDAEQALRRAEAMRVQGAAAAEIDHQAYIASRRVQIAQETAGVKGAQTVVANADSYRLQARNTALEQQLRELQAQRTERGLVMTLGDILFSTGRAELTPGAHERIDRLARFLQAHPARTVRIEGHTDDTGNDAANLRLSEARAQSVRDALSARGVPPSRIVTQGMGEAQPVASNGNDAGRQQNRRVEIVISDDGTVAQTR; encoded by the coding sequence ATGACGCCGTTCACCACCCGCAACCTGCTGGTTCTCGCCGGCCTCGGGCTCGGGCTCGCCGGTTGCGCCACCCAGCCGACCGACAGTGCCGCCCTGACCCAGGCGCGCCAGGACTACAGCCTTGCCGCCGCCAACCCGCAGGTCGCCGGCAACGCCCCGCTGCAGCTGCGCGACGCCGAACAGGCGCTGCGCCGGGCCGAGGCGATGCGCGTCCAGGGCGCCGCCGCCGCCGAGATCGACCATCAGGCCTATATCGCCAGCCGCCGCGTCCAGATCGCGCAGGAGACGGCCGGGGTGAAGGGGGCCCAGACGGTGGTCGCCAATGCCGACAGCTACCGCCTCCAGGCCCGCAACACCGCGCTGGAACAGCAGCTGCGCGAGCTCCAGGCCCAGCGGACCGAGCGCGGCCTGGTGATGACGCTGGGCGACATCCTGTTCTCCACCGGCCGGGCGGAACTGACCCCCGGCGCCCATGAGCGCATCGACCGCCTCGCCCGGTTCCTGCAGGCTCATCCCGCCCGCACGGTGCGGATCGAGGGCCACACCGACGACACCGGCAACGACGCGGCCAACCTGCGCCTGTCGGAGGCGCGGGCCCAATCCGTCCGCGACGCCCTGTCCGCCCGCGGCGTCCCGCCGTCGCGCATCGTCACCCAGGGCATGGGCGAGGCGCAGCCCGTCGCGTCCAACGGCAACGATGCCGGCCGCCAGCAGAACCGCCGGGTGGAGATCGTCATCTCCGACGACGGCACGGTGGCCCAGACCCGCTGA
- a CDS encoding DedA family protein: MTEWIVQIVQQFGYPGIFLMLVLARVLPPVPAETVIPLAGMGAATGEFNLLLVALAAGLGSAVGELVWYLPAHWMGRERFEAFLRRHGHWLTVKPEQVHRATEWFARRGGVAVLLCQPLPGLRTLISVPAGACGLPVAVFLVYAATGAALWSLVLATTGYLVRVGFPWIADWMVPGALALFILLLAAYVLRLVRHRRASRLAKDAALRGGG; the protein is encoded by the coding sequence ATGACCGAATGGATCGTCCAGATCGTCCAGCAGTTCGGCTATCCCGGCATCTTCCTGATGCTGGTGCTGGCCCGCGTGCTGCCGCCGGTGCCGGCGGAGACGGTGATCCCGCTGGCCGGCATGGGAGCCGCGACGGGCGAGTTCAACCTGCTGCTGGTGGCGCTGGCCGCCGGGCTCGGCTCCGCGGTGGGGGAGCTGGTGTGGTATCTGCCGGCCCACTGGATGGGGCGCGAGCGCTTCGAGGCCTTCCTGCGCCGCCATGGCCATTGGCTGACCGTGAAGCCGGAGCAGGTCCACCGCGCCACCGAATGGTTCGCGCGCCGAGGCGGCGTCGCCGTCCTGCTGTGCCAGCCGCTGCCGGGATTGCGCACCCTGATCTCGGTCCCCGCCGGGGCCTGCGGGCTGCCGGTGGCGGTGTTCCTGGTCTATGCGGCGACGGGGGCGGCGCTATGGTCCCTGGTGCTCGCCACCACCGGCTATCTGGTGCGGGTGGGCTTTCCCTGGATCGCCGACTGGATGGTGCCGGGGGCGCTGGCGCTGTTCATCCTGCTGCTGGCCGCCTATGTGCTGCGGCTGGTCCGCCACCGCCGCGCCAGCCGTCTGGCGAAGGACGCGGCTTTGCGCGGCGGGGGATGA
- a CDS encoding NnrU family protein — protein sequence MTASLALAAALLFLSHALPSWPGLRPALIARLGRGGFAALHSAGSLATLALFVLAYRAADGGEVLFTPAGWAAPLVVLAMPLVFLLLVARITTRFGSQDAPDPPRGIYRLTRAPGSLALLLWALVHLNATGDGRRVLLFGTMAAIALFALVKNEVVLRRGPAGRAFRDRTSLLPLAGPQGLRDTAAGLAEMGPARLAGGLAAYGAMLAAHPWLFGVDPLYWVG from the coding sequence ATGACCGCATCCCTCGCCCTCGCCGCCGCCCTGCTGTTCCTCAGCCACGCCCTGCCGTCCTGGCCGGGCTTGCGGCCCGCCCTGATCGCGCGGCTCGGCCGCGGCGGCTTCGCCGCCCTCCATTCCGCCGGTTCGCTGGCGACGCTGGCCCTGTTCGTTCTGGCCTACCGCGCGGCGGACGGCGGCGAGGTCCTGTTCACCCCCGCCGGCTGGGCGGCGCCGCTGGTGGTGCTGGCGATGCCGCTGGTCTTCCTGCTGCTGGTCGCCCGCATCACCACCCGCTTCGGCAGCCAGGATGCGCCCGACCCGCCGCGGGGGATCTACCGCCTCACCCGCGCGCCGGGCAGCCTGGCTCTGCTGCTGTGGGCGCTGGTCCATCTGAACGCCACCGGCGACGGCCGGCGGGTGCTGCTGTTCGGCACCATGGCCGCCATCGCCCTGTTCGCGCTGGTCAAGAACGAGGTCGTGCTGCGCCGCGGCCCGGCCGGCCGCGCCTTCCGGGATCGGACGTCGCTGCTGCCGCTCGCCGGGCCGCAGGGGCTGCGGGACACGGCGGCGGGACTGGCGGAGATGGGGCCGGCGCGGCTGGCCGGCGGGCTGGCGGCCTATGGCGCCATGCTTGCGGCGCATCCCTGGCTGTTCGGCGTGGATCCCCTCTATTGGGTAGGTTGA
- a CDS encoding solute carrier family 35 transporter gives MIANIAALGAALCWAAGGLIAIGPVRVLGSIAFNRLRLTIVAAALLVATTLLGGWETLDAGAVLTLALSGAAGIVMGDMALFWSLSRLGPRRNVVIYAANAPLTALLGYGLLGEALGPWTALGIALVTLGVMLAVALRSGSTHNWESVQGSLLAGVGVCLVAAMAQAVGSVIAKPVMAAGADPIASATVRVTTAALMFTAIGMLMTMRNGGAAAAAGLFRLPPGLTPKLTLQVAGNGLLGVGLGMTLLLVGLAHGNAGVVATLSALSPVLILPMMWLLTGQRPSLGAWAGAAVAVAGVALIVNR, from the coding sequence ATGATCGCCAACATTGCCGCGCTGGGCGCGGCGCTGTGCTGGGCCGCCGGCGGCCTGATCGCCATCGGGCCGGTGCGCGTGCTCGGCTCCATCGCCTTCAACCGCCTGCGCCTGACCATCGTCGCCGCGGCGCTGCTGGTCGCCACCACGCTGCTGGGCGGCTGGGAGACGCTGGATGCCGGCGCCGTTCTGACGCTGGCCCTGTCGGGCGCGGCCGGCATCGTGATGGGCGACATGGCGCTGTTCTGGTCGCTGAGCCGCCTCGGCCCGCGCCGCAACGTGGTGATCTACGCCGCGAACGCGCCGCTGACCGCCCTGCTCGGCTACGGGCTGCTTGGCGAGGCGCTGGGGCCGTGGACGGCGCTGGGCATCGCGCTGGTGACGCTGGGGGTGATGCTGGCGGTGGCCCTGCGTTCGGGCTCGACCCACAATTGGGAATCGGTGCAGGGCAGCCTGCTGGCCGGGGTCGGCGTCTGCCTGGTGGCGGCGATGGCCCAGGCGGTGGGGTCGGTGATCGCCAAGCCGGTGATGGCTGCCGGTGCCGATCCGATCGCCTCGGCCACCGTGCGGGTGACGACCGCGGCACTGATGTTCACCGCCATCGGCATGCTGATGACGATGCGCAACGGCGGTGCGGCAGCGGCGGCCGGCCTGTTCCGCCTGCCGCCCGGCCTGACGCCGAAGCTGACGCTGCAGGTCGCCGGCAACGGGCTGCTGGGCGTCGGGCTGGGGATGACGCTGCTGCTGGTCGGGCTCGCCCACGGCAATGCCGGCGTGGTCGCCACCCTGTCTGCGCTGAGCCCGGTGCTGATCCTGCCGATGATGTGGCTGTTGACCGGACAGCGCCCGTCGCTGGGGGCCTGGGCCGGCGCGGCGGTCGCCGTGGCCGGCGTCGCCCTCATCGTCAACCGGTGA
- a CDS encoding cold-shock protein, protein MHNQPPRSHVYRQPNVIATQVTATVKWFSPERGYGFVTVGGNGKDALIPASIVVPAGHATLPDGATVVVDLVEDRKGQQVSVLHSVDLSTAVPARPAARGGFGDRGGDRGGDRGFGDRGNDRGGDRNYGPRRDAGGPRDRGFGDRGNDRGGDRGPGNRGFQDRGQDRGPRRQDAGGPTSQLAGTVKWFNGGKGFGFVQPDGGGRDVFVPARALESAGLRGLDDGQRVRMTVRQTEKGTEAVSVTVE, encoded by the coding sequence ATGCACAATCAGCCGCCCCGCAGCCACGTCTACCGCCAGCCCAACGTCATCGCCACCCAGGTGACGGCGACCGTCAAATGGTTCAGCCCGGAACGGGGCTACGGCTTCGTCACGGTCGGGGGGAACGGCAAGGACGCCCTGATCCCGGCCTCCATCGTCGTGCCGGCCGGGCACGCCACGCTGCCGGACGGCGCCACCGTCGTCGTCGACCTCGTGGAGGACCGCAAGGGCCAGCAGGTCAGCGTCCTGCATTCCGTCGACCTGTCCACCGCCGTGCCGGCCCGCCCGGCCGCCCGTGGCGGTTTTGGCGATCGCGGCGGGGATCGCGGCGGGGACCGCGGTTTTGGCGATCGTGGCAATGATCGGGGCGGCGACCGCAACTACGGCCCGCGCCGGGATGCCGGCGGTCCGCGCGACCGCGGCTTCGGCGATCGAGGCAACGATCGTGGCGGCGACCGCGGTCCGGGCAATCGTGGATTCCAGGACCGTGGCCAGGACCGCGGCCCGCGCCGTCAGGATGCCGGCGGCCCGACCAGCCAGCTGGCCGGCACGGTGAAATGGTTCAACGGCGGCAAGGGCTTCGGCTTCGTCCAGCCCGACGGCGGCGGACGTGACGTGTTCGTCCCGGCCCGGGCGCTGGAAAGCGCCGGCCTGCGCGGCCTGGACGACGGCCAGCGCGTGCGCATGACCGTCCGCCAGACCGAAAAGGGCACGGAAGCGGTCAGCGTCACCGTCGAGTGA
- a CDS encoding DUF4398 domain-containing protein — translation MTRIPATTTRWRAAAVLSAALGMAACAGSVPPPTAQLGAASQAVQEAERANALQYAPVALQSARDKLAAADEAMRADERTRARRLADEARVDAELATVTSQRAVTQQAATAVRRSATPAAPQSAMAPGSAPVHSGSSAGGSTLGTLPAPGGSPSGSGPSGSSYGAPAAVPPAPAGSPGAGTGNAWGYSYPEMRQ, via the coding sequence ATGACCCGCATCCCCGCAACGACGACCCGATGGCGAGCCGCCGCCGTGCTGTCCGCCGCGCTCGGCATGGCCGCCTGCGCCGGCAGCGTGCCGCCCCCCACCGCCCAGCTCGGCGCCGCCTCCCAGGCGGTGCAGGAGGCCGAGCGCGCCAACGCCCTGCAATACGCCCCGGTGGCGCTGCAGAGCGCCCGCGACAAGCTGGCCGCCGCCGACGAGGCCATGCGCGCCGACGAGCGCACCCGTGCCCGCCGGCTGGCCGACGAGGCCCGCGTCGATGCCGAACTGGCGACGGTGACGTCGCAGCGCGCGGTGACCCAGCAGGCCGCGACGGCGGTGCGCCGGTCGGCCACCCCGGCCGCGCCGCAATCGGCCATGGCGCCCGGCAGCGCGCCCGTCCACAGCGGGTCCTCTGCCGGCGGCTCGACGCTGGGCACGCTGCCGGCGCCGGGCGGCAGCCCGAGCGGTTCAGGCCCGAGCGGTTCCAGCTATGGCGCCCCGGCCGCCGTCCCGCCGGCTCCGGCCGGTTCCCCCGGTGCCGGCACCGGCAACGCCTGGGGCTACAGCTATCCGGAGATGCGCCAATGA
- a CDS encoding DUF2934 domain-containing protein: protein MEHTPGPDDPRVRERAYQLWEQEGRPDDRHLDHWAQAVRDIEEEDRRNGGGPRVTGPDAGLAVPDDAAARNQREAAQHLGQSALPSDG from the coding sequence ATGGAACACACACCGGGTCCGGACGACCCGCGGGTCCGTGAACGGGCCTACCAGCTCTGGGAACAGGAGGGGCGGCCCGACGACCGCCATCTCGACCATTGGGCGCAGGCCGTCCGCGACATCGAGGAGGAGGACCGGCGCAACGGCGGCGGCCCGCGCGTCACCGGCCCCGACGCCGGGCTCGCCGTCCCCGACGATGCCGCCGCCCGCAACCAGCGGGAGGCGGCGCAGCATCTGGGCCAGTCGGCGCTGCCGTCGGACGGTTGA
- a CDS encoding gamma-glutamyl-gamma-aminobutyrate hydrolase family protein — translation MAATIGRAGSRSRPLVGITASVHGSRIAAMANRLALWRAGAASVRITVDAPFPIERLDALVVGGGDDIDASLYGESARPHIRIDPDRDRLELLALDRAARLGLPVLGICRGSQMINVHRGGSLHVDIHEVYEEAPHMRTVLPRKRIRIEPDSRLYRILGIAECRVNALHHQSVDRVGDGLRVVARERAGIVQGIEAPAEPFLIGVQWHPEYLIADSRQQALFRRLVVTAMGEAPLDEIAGVAPAQ, via the coding sequence ATGGCCGCGACAATCGGCAGAGCCGGATCCCGGTCCCGGCCGCTGGTCGGCATCACCGCCTCGGTCCATGGCAGCCGCATCGCCGCCATGGCCAACCGGCTGGCGCTGTGGCGGGCCGGCGCGGCGTCGGTCCGCATCACGGTCGACGCGCCTTTCCCCATCGAGCGGCTGGACGCGCTGGTGGTGGGCGGCGGCGACGACATCGACGCCTCGCTCTACGGCGAGTCCGCCCGGCCGCACATCCGCATCGATCCCGACCGCGACCGGCTGGAACTGCTGGCGCTCGATCGCGCGGCCCGGCTGGGGCTGCCGGTGCTGGGCATCTGCCGCGGATCGCAGATGATCAACGTCCACCGCGGCGGCTCGCTGCACGTCGACATCCACGAGGTGTACGAAGAGGCGCCGCACATGCGCACCGTCCTGCCGCGCAAGCGCATCCGGATCGAGCCTGACAGCCGGCTCTACCGCATCCTCGGCATTGCCGAATGCCGGGTGAACGCCCTGCATCACCAGTCGGTGGACCGCGTCGGCGACGGGCTGCGGGTCGTCGCCCGCGAGCGTGCCGGCATCGTCCAGGGCATCGAGGCTCCGGCCGAACCCTTCCTGATCGGCGTACAGTGGCACCCGGAATATCTGATCGCCGACAGCCGGCAACAGGCCCTGTTCCGCCGGCTGGTCGTCACGGCCATGGGCGAAGCTCCGCTGGACGAGATCGCCGGGGTCGCGCCCGCGCAATAG